A window of the Halichoerus grypus chromosome 2, mHalGry1.hap1.1, whole genome shotgun sequence genome harbors these coding sequences:
- the KIF19 gene encoding kinesin-like protein KIF19 isoform X1: MKDSGDSKDQQLTVALRVRPISVAELEEGATLIAHKVDEQMVVLMDPMEDPDDVLRAHRSREKSYLFDVAFDFTATQEMVYQATTKSLIDGVISGYNATVFAYGPTGCGKTYTMLGTDHEPGIYVRTLNDLFRAIEETSNDMEYEVSMSYLEIYNEMIRDLLNPALGYLELREDSKGVIQVAGITEVSTINAKEIMQLLMKGNRQRTQEPTAANQTSSRSHAVLQVAVRQRSRVKNILQEVRQGRLFMIDLAGSERASQTQNRGQRMKEGAHINRSLLALGNCINALSDKSSNKYINYRDSKLTRLLKDSLGGNSRTVMIAHISPASSAFEESRNTLTYAGRAKNIKTRVKQNLLNVSYHIAQYTSIIADLRGEIQRLKCKIDEQGGRGQAQGRLERGDIRHIQAEVQLHSGQGEQAEMGQLREQLISAFQEQMDVRRRLLELENHAMEVQIDTSRHLLTIAGWEHEKSRRALKWREEQRKESYTKDDSEKDSDTGDDQPDTLEPPEVASARESIASLVGEQKKLRKQKLALEQRCRELRARGRRLEETLPRRIGSEEQREVLSLLCRVHELEVENTEMQSHALLRDGALRHRREEQHRSLCDQIIQGQRQIIDDYNLAVPQHLEELYEVYLRELEEGSLEQATIMDRVASRALQDSSLPKITPAGTTLTPESEPESVKTLSSEVQRLQSSVLPPLSTESEANRVFKASPRAWQVKSSSVPTPPPIQIGGLVTQEAPAQDSLVSLSSRINSSPDSSENLSEISLSYKEKKEILTGTKCISVKAARRRSQALGTEGRHLLAPPGERSSLSLHLPTKADNSQPLGPLACKRPPSPTLQHAASEDNLSSSTGEAPSQAVGHGGDGTGPWMRGQKKNPGKKREESLEAKKRKRRSRSFEVTGQGVRQKTGDGVSALLHYGWGSGGLLHHPPCLCPPGWHRGHTGLAYRTDPCSRSHTALTHLTVLQPTQLSRPKTHLLGPRPMESISDHRVPLCGHPAPGIRHLGKVMLPLAKVKLPPSQSTGQYQQGREWEGGGPWPAQGGGMLSSLHLGLPTAGNRVLTEYSWDWHLGAVPLGSSRPLGEQRGSGRNS; encoded by the exons ATGGTGGTTCTCATGGACCCGATGGAGGACCCTGACGACGTCCTGCGGGCACACCGTTCCCGGGAGAAGTCCTACCTGTTTGACGTGGCCTTTGACTTCACTGCCACCCAG GAGATGGTGTATCAGGCCACTACCAAGAGCCTCATTGATGGTGTCATCTCAGGCTACAATGCCACTGTCTTCGCTTATGGCCccacag GCTGTGGGAAAACCTACACCATGCTGGGCACAGACCATGAGCCTGGCATCTACGTTCGGACCCTCAATGACCTCTTCCGTGCCATTGAGGAGACCAGCAATGACATGGAATATGAGGTGTCCATGTCCTACCTGGAG ATCTACAATGAGATGATCCGGGACCTGCTGAACCCCGCCCTGGGGTACCTAGAGCTGAGGGAGGACTCCAAAGGGGTGATCCAGGTGGCTGGAATCACCGAGGTCTCCACCATCAATGCCAAAGAG aTCATGCAGCTGCTGATGAAGGGCAACCGGCAGAGGACCCAGGAGCCTACAGCTGCCAACCAGACGTCGTCCCGCTCCCACGCCGTGCTCCAGGTGGCCGTGCGCCAGCGCAGCCGGGTCAAGAACATCCTGCAGGAGGTGCGGCAGGGCCGCCTCTTCATGATTGACCTGGCTGGCTCTGAGCGTGCCTCCCAG ACGCAGAACCGTGGGCAGCGCATGAAGGAGGGCGCCCACATCAACCGCTCCCTGCTGGCTCTGGGCAATTGCATCAACGCGCTGAGCGACAAGAGCAGCAACAAGTACATCAACTATCGCGACAGCAAGCTCACCCGGCTCCTGAAG GATTCCCTGGGCGGGAACAGCCGCACCGTGATGATCGCCCACATCAGTCCCGCCAGCAGTGCCTTTGAGGAGTCCCGGAACACCCTGACCTACGCCGGCCGGGCCAAGAACATCAAGACCAGG GTGAAGCAGAACCTGCTCAACGTCTCCTACCACATCGCCCAGTACACCAGCATCATTGCGGACCTGCGGGGCGAGATCCAGAGGCTCAAGTGCAAGATCGATGAGCAGGGTGGGCGGGGCCAGGCCCAGGGCCGGTTGGAGCGGGGTGACATCCGCCACATCCAAG CCGAGGTCCAACTGCACAGTGGGCAGGGTGAGCAGGCCGAGATGGGGCAGCTGCGGGAGCAGCTTATCAGCGCTTTCCAGGAGCAGATGGACGTGCGGAGACGCCTGCTGGAGCTGGAGAACCATGCCATGGAGGTCCAGATCGACACCTCCCGCCACCTGCTCACCATTGCCGG CTGGGAGCACGAGAAGTCCCGCAGGGCGCTCAAATGGCGGGAGGAGCAGCGGAAGGAATCCTACACCAAGGATGACAGCGAGAAGGACTCGGACACGGGCGATGACCAGCCAGACACCCTGGAGCCCCCAGAGGTGGCCTCAGCCCGGGAGAGCATTGCCAGCCTGGTGGGGGAGCAGAAGAAGCTGCGGAAGCAGAag CTAGCGCTGGAGCAGCGCTGCCGAGAGCTGCGCGCGCGGGGCCGGCGCCTGGAGGAGACGCTGCCGCGGCGCATCGGCTCCGAGGAGCAGCGCGAGGTGCTCAGCCTGCTGTGCCGCGTGCACGAGCTCGAGGTGGAGAACACCGAGATGCAGTCGCACGCGCTGCTCCGGGACGGCGCGCTCCGCCACCGCCGCGAGGAGCAGCACCGCAGCCTCTGCGACCAGATCATCCAAGGCCAGCGGCAGATCATCGACG ACTACAACCTGGCCGTCCCGCAGCACCTGGAGGAGCTGTATGAAGTGTACCTGCGGGAGCTGGAGGAGGGCAGCCTGGAGCAGGCCACCATCATGGACCGGGTGGCCTCGAGGGCCCTGCAG gaCAGCTCCTTGCCCAAAATTACCCCAGCAGGAACCACGCTGACACCGGAGTCTGAGCCGGAGAGTGTGAAGACGCTGAGCTCCGAAGTGCAGCGTCTGCAGAGCAgtgtcctccctcccctcagcacGGAGAG TGAAGCCAACCGCGTGTTTAAAGCCAGTCCCCGAGCCTGGCAGGTGAAGAGCTCCTctgtgcccaccccaccccccatccagaTCGGCGGCCTGGTGACCCAGGAG GCCCCCGCTCAGGACAGCCTGGTCAGCCTGAGCAGCCGGATCAACTCTTCCCCTGACAGCAGCGAGAATCTGTCAGAGATCTCCTTGTCCTACAAAG AGAAGAAGGAGATCCTTACCGGCACCAAGTGCATCTCGGTGAAGGCTGCTCGGCGGCGCTCGCAGGCTCTGGGCACCGAGGGGCGCCACCTGCTGGCACCTCCCGGGGAGCGCAGCAGCCTGTCTCTGCACTTGCCGACCAAGGCTGACAATTCGCAGCCACTGGGCCCTCTGGCCTGCAAGCGGCCGCCCAGCCCCACGCTGCAGCATGCTGCCAGTGAGGATAACCTGTCTAGCAGCACAGGCGAGGCCCCATCCCAGGCAGTCGGGCACGGGGGCGATGGCACCGGGCCCTGGATGCGTGGCCAGAAGAAAAACCCAGGCAAGAAACGAGAAGAGTCACTAGAGGCCAAGAAGAGGAAGCGGCGGTCCCGTTCCTTTGAGGTCACGGGGCAAGGGGTGAGGCAGAAGACAGGGGATGGGGTGTCTGCGCTCCTTCATTATGGATGGGGGTCTGGGGGGCTCCTGCACCACCCTCCATGCCTCTGTCCCCCGGGCTGGCATAGGGGGCACACAGGACTGGCATATAGGACAGATCCCTGTAGCAGATCCCATACAGCTCTGACTCACCTCACTGTTCTCCAACCAACACAGCTCTCCCGCCCCAAGACACACCTCCTGGGGCCCCGTCCTATGGAGAGCATCTCGGACCATAGGGTGCCATTGTGTGGACACCCAGCACCTGGTATCCGCCATCTGGGGAAGGTCATGCTGCCTTTGGCCAAGGTCAAACTCCCTCCAAGCCAGAGCACAGGTCAGTACCAGCAAGGGAGGGAATGGGAAGGGGGGGGCCCTTGGCCAGCCCAGGGAGGAGGCATGTTGAGCTCCCTTCACCTAGGGCTACCCACTGCTGGAAACCGGGTTCTCACAGAATATTCGTGGGACTGGCATCTTGGGGCTGTGCCCCTAGGGAGTTCAAGGCCACTGGGTGAacagagagggagtgggaggaattCCTAA
- the KIF19 gene encoding kinesin-like protein KIF19 isoform X2: MKDSGDSKDQQLTVALRVRPISVAELEEGATLIAHKVDEQMVVLMDPMEDPDDVLRAHRSREKSYLFDVAFDFTATQEMVYQATTKSLIDGVISGYNATVFAYGPTGCGKTYTMLGTDHEPGIYVRTLNDLFRAIEETSNDMEYEVSMSYLEIYNEMIRDLLNPALGYLELREDSKGVIQVAGITEVSTINAKEIMQLLMKGNRQRTQEPTAANQTSSRSHAVLQVAVRQRSRVKNILQEVRQGRLFMIDLAGSERASQTQNRGQRMKEGAHINRSLLALGNCINALSDKSSNKYINYRDSKLTRLLKDSLGGNSRTVMIAHISPASSAFEESRNTLTYAGRAKNIKTRVKQNLLNVSYHIAQYTSIIADLRGEIQRLKCKIDEQGGRGQAQGRLERGDIRHIQAEVQLHSGQGEQAEMGQLREQLISAFQEQMDVRRRLLELENHAMEVQIDTSRHLLTIAGWEHEKSRRALKWREEQRKESYTKDDSEKDSDTGDDQPDTLEPPEVASARESIASLVGEQKKLRKQKLALEQRCRELRARGRRLEETLPRRIGSEEQREVLSLLCRVHELEVENTEMQSHALLRDGALRHRREEQHRSLCDQIIQGQRQIIDDYNLAVPQHLEELYEVYLRELEEGSLEQATIMDRVASRALQDSSLPKITPAGTTLTPESEPESVKTLSSEVQRLQSSVLPPLSTESEANRVFKASPRAWQVKSSSVPTPPPIQIGGLVTQEAPAQDSLVSLSSRINSSPDSSENLSEISLSYKEKKEILTGTKCISVKAARRRSQALGTEGRHLLAPPGERSSLSLHLPTKADNSQPLGPLACKRPPSPTLQHAASEDNLSSSTGEAPSQAVGHGGDGTGPWMRGQKKNPGKKREESLEAKKRKRRSRSFEVTGQGVRQKTGDGVSALLHYGWGSGGLLHHPPCLCPPGWHRGHTGLAYRTDPCSRSHTALTHLTVLQPTQLSRPKTHLLGPRPMESISDHRVPLCGHPAPGIRHLGKVMLPLAKVKLPPSQSTGPGDSSHLAVPSNPAGISRRAARGPRLAHSTSTHGKDIRFGHT; the protein is encoded by the exons ATGGTGGTTCTCATGGACCCGATGGAGGACCCTGACGACGTCCTGCGGGCACACCGTTCCCGGGAGAAGTCCTACCTGTTTGACGTGGCCTTTGACTTCACTGCCACCCAG GAGATGGTGTATCAGGCCACTACCAAGAGCCTCATTGATGGTGTCATCTCAGGCTACAATGCCACTGTCTTCGCTTATGGCCccacag GCTGTGGGAAAACCTACACCATGCTGGGCACAGACCATGAGCCTGGCATCTACGTTCGGACCCTCAATGACCTCTTCCGTGCCATTGAGGAGACCAGCAATGACATGGAATATGAGGTGTCCATGTCCTACCTGGAG ATCTACAATGAGATGATCCGGGACCTGCTGAACCCCGCCCTGGGGTACCTAGAGCTGAGGGAGGACTCCAAAGGGGTGATCCAGGTGGCTGGAATCACCGAGGTCTCCACCATCAATGCCAAAGAG aTCATGCAGCTGCTGATGAAGGGCAACCGGCAGAGGACCCAGGAGCCTACAGCTGCCAACCAGACGTCGTCCCGCTCCCACGCCGTGCTCCAGGTGGCCGTGCGCCAGCGCAGCCGGGTCAAGAACATCCTGCAGGAGGTGCGGCAGGGCCGCCTCTTCATGATTGACCTGGCTGGCTCTGAGCGTGCCTCCCAG ACGCAGAACCGTGGGCAGCGCATGAAGGAGGGCGCCCACATCAACCGCTCCCTGCTGGCTCTGGGCAATTGCATCAACGCGCTGAGCGACAAGAGCAGCAACAAGTACATCAACTATCGCGACAGCAAGCTCACCCGGCTCCTGAAG GATTCCCTGGGCGGGAACAGCCGCACCGTGATGATCGCCCACATCAGTCCCGCCAGCAGTGCCTTTGAGGAGTCCCGGAACACCCTGACCTACGCCGGCCGGGCCAAGAACATCAAGACCAGG GTGAAGCAGAACCTGCTCAACGTCTCCTACCACATCGCCCAGTACACCAGCATCATTGCGGACCTGCGGGGCGAGATCCAGAGGCTCAAGTGCAAGATCGATGAGCAGGGTGGGCGGGGCCAGGCCCAGGGCCGGTTGGAGCGGGGTGACATCCGCCACATCCAAG CCGAGGTCCAACTGCACAGTGGGCAGGGTGAGCAGGCCGAGATGGGGCAGCTGCGGGAGCAGCTTATCAGCGCTTTCCAGGAGCAGATGGACGTGCGGAGACGCCTGCTGGAGCTGGAGAACCATGCCATGGAGGTCCAGATCGACACCTCCCGCCACCTGCTCACCATTGCCGG CTGGGAGCACGAGAAGTCCCGCAGGGCGCTCAAATGGCGGGAGGAGCAGCGGAAGGAATCCTACACCAAGGATGACAGCGAGAAGGACTCGGACACGGGCGATGACCAGCCAGACACCCTGGAGCCCCCAGAGGTGGCCTCAGCCCGGGAGAGCATTGCCAGCCTGGTGGGGGAGCAGAAGAAGCTGCGGAAGCAGAag CTAGCGCTGGAGCAGCGCTGCCGAGAGCTGCGCGCGCGGGGCCGGCGCCTGGAGGAGACGCTGCCGCGGCGCATCGGCTCCGAGGAGCAGCGCGAGGTGCTCAGCCTGCTGTGCCGCGTGCACGAGCTCGAGGTGGAGAACACCGAGATGCAGTCGCACGCGCTGCTCCGGGACGGCGCGCTCCGCCACCGCCGCGAGGAGCAGCACCGCAGCCTCTGCGACCAGATCATCCAAGGCCAGCGGCAGATCATCGACG ACTACAACCTGGCCGTCCCGCAGCACCTGGAGGAGCTGTATGAAGTGTACCTGCGGGAGCTGGAGGAGGGCAGCCTGGAGCAGGCCACCATCATGGACCGGGTGGCCTCGAGGGCCCTGCAG gaCAGCTCCTTGCCCAAAATTACCCCAGCAGGAACCACGCTGACACCGGAGTCTGAGCCGGAGAGTGTGAAGACGCTGAGCTCCGAAGTGCAGCGTCTGCAGAGCAgtgtcctccctcccctcagcacGGAGAG TGAAGCCAACCGCGTGTTTAAAGCCAGTCCCCGAGCCTGGCAGGTGAAGAGCTCCTctgtgcccaccccaccccccatccagaTCGGCGGCCTGGTGACCCAGGAG GCCCCCGCTCAGGACAGCCTGGTCAGCCTGAGCAGCCGGATCAACTCTTCCCCTGACAGCAGCGAGAATCTGTCAGAGATCTCCTTGTCCTACAAAG AGAAGAAGGAGATCCTTACCGGCACCAAGTGCATCTCGGTGAAGGCTGCTCGGCGGCGCTCGCAGGCTCTGGGCACCGAGGGGCGCCACCTGCTGGCACCTCCCGGGGAGCGCAGCAGCCTGTCTCTGCACTTGCCGACCAAGGCTGACAATTCGCAGCCACTGGGCCCTCTGGCCTGCAAGCGGCCGCCCAGCCCCACGCTGCAGCATGCTGCCAGTGAGGATAACCTGTCTAGCAGCACAGGCGAGGCCCCATCCCAGGCAGTCGGGCACGGGGGCGATGGCACCGGGCCCTGGATGCGTGGCCAGAAGAAAAACCCAGGCAAGAAACGAGAAGAGTCACTAGAGGCCAAGAAGAGGAAGCGGCGGTCCCGTTCCTTTGAGGTCACGGGGCAAGGGGTGAGGCAGAAGACAGGGGATGGGGTGTCTGCGCTCCTTCATTATGGATGGGGGTCTGGGGGGCTCCTGCACCACCCTCCATGCCTCTGTCCCCCGGGCTGGCATAGGGGGCACACAGGACTGGCATATAGGACAGATCCCTGTAGCAGATCCCATACAGCTCTGACTCACCTCACTGTTCTCCAACCAACACAGCTCTCCCGCCCCAAGACACACCTCCTGGGGCCCCGTCCTATGGAGAGCATCTCGGACCATAGGGTGCCATTGTGTGGACACCCAGCACCTGGTATCCGCCATCTGGGGAAGGTCATGCTGCCTTTGGCCAAGGTCAAACTCCCTCCAAGCCAGAGCACAG GCCCTGGGGACTCCTCACACCTCGCTGTTCCGTCCAACCCAGCTGGTATTTCCCGACGGGCTGCCCGTGGGCCCCGCCTGGCTCACAGCACAAGCACCCATGGCAAAGACATACGCTTCGGGCATACCTGA
- the KIF19 gene encoding kinesin-like protein KIF19 isoform X4 produces MKDSGDSKDQQLTVALRVRPISVAELEEGATLIAHKVDEQMVVLMDPMEDPDDVLRAHRSREKSYLFDVAFDFTATQEMVYQATTKSLIDGVISGYNATVFAYGPTGCGKTYTMLGTDHEPGIYVRTLNDLFRAIEETSNDMEYEVSMSYLEIYNEMIRDLLNPALGYLELREDSKGVIQVAGITEVSTINAKEIMQLLMKGNRQRTQEPTAANQTSSRSHAVLQVAVRQRSRVKNILQEVRQGRLFMIDLAGSERASQTQNRGQRMKEGAHINRSLLALGNCINALSDKSSNKYINYRDSKLTRLLKDSLGGNSRTVMIAHISPASSAFEESRNTLTYAGRAKNIKTRVKQNLLNVSYHIAQYTSIIADLRGEIQRLKCKIDEQGGRGQAQGRLERGDIRHIQAEVQLHSGQGEQAEMGQLREQLISAFQEQMDVRRRLLELENHAMEVQIDTSRHLLTIAGWEHEKSRRALKWREEQRKESYTKDDSEKDSDTGDDQPDTLEPPEVASARESIASLVGEQKKLRKQKLALEQRCRELRARGRRLEETLPRRIGSEEQREVLSLLCRVHELEVENTEMQSHALLRDGALRHRREEQHRSLCDQIIQGQRQIIDDYNLAVPQHLEELYEVYLRELEEGSLEQATIMDRVASRALQDSSLPKITPAGTTLTPESEPESVKTLSSEVQRLQSSVLPPLSTESEANRVFKASPRAWQVKSSSVPTPPPIQIGGLVTQEAPAQDSLVSLSSRINSSPDSSENLSEISLSYKEKKEILTGTKCISVKAARRRSQALGTEGRHLLAPPGERSSLSLHLPTKADNSQPLGPLACKRPPSPTLQHAASEDNLSSSTGEAPSQAVGHGGDGTGPWMRGQKKNPGKKREESLEAKKRKRRSRSFEVTGQGLSRPKTHLLGPRPMESISDHRVPLCGHPAPGIRHLGKVMLPLAKVKLPPSQSTGQYQQGREWEGGGPWPAQGGGMLSSLHLGLPTAGNRVLTEYSWDWHLGAVPLGSSRPLGEQRGSGRNS; encoded by the exons ATGGTGGTTCTCATGGACCCGATGGAGGACCCTGACGACGTCCTGCGGGCACACCGTTCCCGGGAGAAGTCCTACCTGTTTGACGTGGCCTTTGACTTCACTGCCACCCAG GAGATGGTGTATCAGGCCACTACCAAGAGCCTCATTGATGGTGTCATCTCAGGCTACAATGCCACTGTCTTCGCTTATGGCCccacag GCTGTGGGAAAACCTACACCATGCTGGGCACAGACCATGAGCCTGGCATCTACGTTCGGACCCTCAATGACCTCTTCCGTGCCATTGAGGAGACCAGCAATGACATGGAATATGAGGTGTCCATGTCCTACCTGGAG ATCTACAATGAGATGATCCGGGACCTGCTGAACCCCGCCCTGGGGTACCTAGAGCTGAGGGAGGACTCCAAAGGGGTGATCCAGGTGGCTGGAATCACCGAGGTCTCCACCATCAATGCCAAAGAG aTCATGCAGCTGCTGATGAAGGGCAACCGGCAGAGGACCCAGGAGCCTACAGCTGCCAACCAGACGTCGTCCCGCTCCCACGCCGTGCTCCAGGTGGCCGTGCGCCAGCGCAGCCGGGTCAAGAACATCCTGCAGGAGGTGCGGCAGGGCCGCCTCTTCATGATTGACCTGGCTGGCTCTGAGCGTGCCTCCCAG ACGCAGAACCGTGGGCAGCGCATGAAGGAGGGCGCCCACATCAACCGCTCCCTGCTGGCTCTGGGCAATTGCATCAACGCGCTGAGCGACAAGAGCAGCAACAAGTACATCAACTATCGCGACAGCAAGCTCACCCGGCTCCTGAAG GATTCCCTGGGCGGGAACAGCCGCACCGTGATGATCGCCCACATCAGTCCCGCCAGCAGTGCCTTTGAGGAGTCCCGGAACACCCTGACCTACGCCGGCCGGGCCAAGAACATCAAGACCAGG GTGAAGCAGAACCTGCTCAACGTCTCCTACCACATCGCCCAGTACACCAGCATCATTGCGGACCTGCGGGGCGAGATCCAGAGGCTCAAGTGCAAGATCGATGAGCAGGGTGGGCGGGGCCAGGCCCAGGGCCGGTTGGAGCGGGGTGACATCCGCCACATCCAAG CCGAGGTCCAACTGCACAGTGGGCAGGGTGAGCAGGCCGAGATGGGGCAGCTGCGGGAGCAGCTTATCAGCGCTTTCCAGGAGCAGATGGACGTGCGGAGACGCCTGCTGGAGCTGGAGAACCATGCCATGGAGGTCCAGATCGACACCTCCCGCCACCTGCTCACCATTGCCGG CTGGGAGCACGAGAAGTCCCGCAGGGCGCTCAAATGGCGGGAGGAGCAGCGGAAGGAATCCTACACCAAGGATGACAGCGAGAAGGACTCGGACACGGGCGATGACCAGCCAGACACCCTGGAGCCCCCAGAGGTGGCCTCAGCCCGGGAGAGCATTGCCAGCCTGGTGGGGGAGCAGAAGAAGCTGCGGAAGCAGAag CTAGCGCTGGAGCAGCGCTGCCGAGAGCTGCGCGCGCGGGGCCGGCGCCTGGAGGAGACGCTGCCGCGGCGCATCGGCTCCGAGGAGCAGCGCGAGGTGCTCAGCCTGCTGTGCCGCGTGCACGAGCTCGAGGTGGAGAACACCGAGATGCAGTCGCACGCGCTGCTCCGGGACGGCGCGCTCCGCCACCGCCGCGAGGAGCAGCACCGCAGCCTCTGCGACCAGATCATCCAAGGCCAGCGGCAGATCATCGACG ACTACAACCTGGCCGTCCCGCAGCACCTGGAGGAGCTGTATGAAGTGTACCTGCGGGAGCTGGAGGAGGGCAGCCTGGAGCAGGCCACCATCATGGACCGGGTGGCCTCGAGGGCCCTGCAG gaCAGCTCCTTGCCCAAAATTACCCCAGCAGGAACCACGCTGACACCGGAGTCTGAGCCGGAGAGTGTGAAGACGCTGAGCTCCGAAGTGCAGCGTCTGCAGAGCAgtgtcctccctcccctcagcacGGAGAG TGAAGCCAACCGCGTGTTTAAAGCCAGTCCCCGAGCCTGGCAGGTGAAGAGCTCCTctgtgcccaccccaccccccatccagaTCGGCGGCCTGGTGACCCAGGAG GCCCCCGCTCAGGACAGCCTGGTCAGCCTGAGCAGCCGGATCAACTCTTCCCCTGACAGCAGCGAGAATCTGTCAGAGATCTCCTTGTCCTACAAAG AGAAGAAGGAGATCCTTACCGGCACCAAGTGCATCTCGGTGAAGGCTGCTCGGCGGCGCTCGCAGGCTCTGGGCACCGAGGGGCGCCACCTGCTGGCACCTCCCGGGGAGCGCAGCAGCCTGTCTCTGCACTTGCCGACCAAGGCTGACAATTCGCAGCCACTGGGCCCTCTGGCCTGCAAGCGGCCGCCCAGCCCCACGCTGCAGCATGCTGCCAGTGAGGATAACCTGTCTAGCAGCACAGGCGAGGCCCCATCCCAGGCAGTCGGGCACGGGGGCGATGGCACCGGGCCCTGGATGCGTGGCCAGAAGAAAAACCCAGGCAAGAAACGAGAAGAGTCACTAGAGGCCAAGAAGAGGAAGCGGCGGTCCCGTTCCTTTGAGGTCACGGGGCAAGGG CTCTCCCGCCCCAAGACACACCTCCTGGGGCCCCGTCCTATGGAGAGCATCTCGGACCATAGGGTGCCATTGTGTGGACACCCAGCACCTGGTATCCGCCATCTGGGGAAGGTCATGCTGCCTTTGGCCAAGGTCAAACTCCCTCCAAGCCAGAGCACAGGTCAGTACCAGCAAGGGAGGGAATGGGAAGGGGGGGGCCCTTGGCCAGCCCAGGGAGGAGGCATGTTGAGCTCCCTTCACCTAGGGCTACCCACTGCTGGAAACCGGGTTCTCACAGAATATTCGTGGGACTGGCATCTTGGGGCTGTGCCCCTAGGGAGTTCAAGGCCACTGGGTGAacagagagggagtgggaggaattCCTAA